A genomic window from Chlorobium phaeobacteroides DSM 266 includes:
- a CDS encoding efflux RND transporter periplasmic adaptor subunit: MPNRFFDRFSRTQRLAAVSAVVVAITLVIVFRPAAIPVDVAVVVSGPLRVTLEAEGVTRVNDRFTLAAPVTGNLQRISLDEGDSVKQGAGVAFILPPDLGSREYREAEARVGSARASMQEALARQRQVAVNLGQAGLRFSRYQRLYEEGAVSKESFELARNEAEVLKKEKQAAASLLEAARYNLSAVQTFVDQTISGKPYPVIAPVNGRVLRIHEKNERLVQAGSPLLDIGDPAKFEIVLDVLSSDAVRVRPGNPVLIEEWGGDKVLPGVVKTIEPAAFTKLSALGIEEKRVNIIALLNDYEPRLGDNFRVQGSIVLREAASVLKVPVSALFRSREGWNVFVIKGDRATQKAVTIGLRGTYEAEVLKGLSKGDRVIVHPANELHEGARIKAAE, encoded by the coding sequence ATGCCGAACCGCTTTTTTGACAGATTTTCCAGAACGCAGCGCCTTGCTGCTGTTTCAGCAGTTGTTGTCGCCATCACTCTTGTTATCGTTTTTCGGCCTGCTGCAATTCCGGTGGACGTTGCAGTGGTCGTTTCCGGACCACTCAGGGTCACCCTCGAAGCCGAAGGGGTAACGCGGGTGAACGATCGCTTCACTCTTGCCGCTCCGGTAACGGGTAACCTGCAGCGGATCTCGCTCGATGAGGGCGACAGTGTCAAGCAGGGAGCCGGGGTTGCCTTTATTCTGCCACCAGATCTCGGGTCGCGAGAGTACCGGGAAGCGGAAGCGAGGGTGGGATCGGCGCGAGCCTCGATGCAGGAAGCCCTTGCGCGACAGCGGCAGGTTGCAGTCAATCTCGGTCAGGCCGGACTCCGGTTCAGCCGCTACCAACGGCTCTATGAGGAAGGCGCCGTATCGAAGGAGAGCTTCGAACTCGCCCGGAACGAAGCCGAGGTGCTGAAAAAAGAAAAACAGGCAGCAGCCTCGCTGCTTGAAGCGGCCAGATACAACCTTTCCGCCGTTCAGACCTTTGTTGATCAGACAATTTCGGGAAAACCCTATCCGGTTATCGCTCCGGTTAACGGCCGGGTGCTTCGAATCCATGAAAAAAACGAACGCCTTGTACAGGCGGGATCACCCCTTCTTGATATCGGAGATCCTGCGAAATTTGAGATTGTTCTCGATGTACTCTCCTCCGATGCCGTCAGGGTCCGACCGGGCAATCCGGTGCTGATTGAGGAGTGGGGAGGCGATAAAGTGTTGCCGGGGGTGGTTAAAACTATCGAGCCAGCCGCATTCACCAAACTTTCAGCGCTTGGCATTGAAGAAAAGAGGGTAAACATTATCGCCCTCCTCAACGACTACGAACCGCGCCTTGGCGACAACTTCCGTGTGCAGGGCTCCATTGTGCTCCGCGAAGCGGCGAGTGTTCTCAAGGTTCCGGTAAGCGCTCTTTTCAGGAGCAGGGAAGGGTGGAACGTCTTTGTCATCAAGGGCGACAGGGCAACGCAGAAAGCGGTTACTATCGGGTTGCGCGGTACCTATGAAGCCGAGGTTCTCAAAGGACTCAGCAAGGGCGACAGGGTGATTGTACACCCTGCCAACGAACTGCACGAAGGGGCTCGTATCAAGGCAGCAGAGTAG
- a CDS encoding ABC transporter permease yields MKLFNRKLLRELSRLKGQMVAVAAVVACGIAVFISMSSVRYSLEASKAKYYSRFRFADVFMQVKRAPEFYRQWVSDIPGVAAVNTRIIADVTLDVPGLDEPATGRLISIPEHPAAMLNDLFIKNGRYIEPGKPEEIIASKPFLDANHLSPGDRVTAVINGRRKELVIVGTGLSPEYIYEVQPGAFFPDKRRFGVFWMSRRALESALDMDGAFNDLSLTLAHGASEKDIIMQLDRQFERYGSLGAFGRSEQLSDRFISDEIKQVGIQITVLPTIFLAVAVFLLNIVLRRIVATQRDQIAVLKAIGYTNEDVGLHFLGFAMLPTAAGAIVGTALGAWIGKGLMSIYADFYNFAELVYSIRFEDVALSVLLAALAALTGSLGAVREAVKLPPAEAMRPESPPIYKSGRVDRELLRRNMPLPLRIIVRNLMRRKWKASISVFMISLAVAILIAGRYTYDAVDRMVQVEFSSRHREDVTVVFNEPMPPSVAQDLASIDGVLEHEYYREEPVKLRFGHRTKRQALKGLESASGLQRLVDRSNRSFALPEEGVLLTGTLADALGVRKGDTLMVELLQGSRRSSPVRVSGTIDEILGLSAYMNIRQLDQLAGDGGALNAAYLRLDPEKATRIYQDFKNMPGIAGIMMLRSMKESFNRLIAQSMTTSTLILTSFACVLAFAVVYNGARISLSERARELSSLRVLGFSMTEISVILLGEQAILILFAIPLGFLLGILLSAMLSLALSSELYRLPVVFSTTNFLFAFCVITGVALVSALLIHRRLVKLDLIAVLKTRE; encoded by the coding sequence CGTGTTTATCTCCATGAGCAGCGTCAGATATTCGCTTGAGGCATCAAAAGCAAAATACTACAGTCGCTTCCGGTTTGCCGATGTATTTATGCAGGTTAAACGCGCTCCTGAATTTTATCGCCAATGGGTGAGCGATATTCCGGGCGTCGCTGCGGTTAATACAAGAATTATTGCCGATGTCACTCTCGATGTTCCGGGGCTTGACGAACCAGCGACCGGTCGCCTCATTTCGATTCCCGAGCACCCTGCGGCCATGCTCAACGATCTTTTTATCAAAAACGGACGATATATCGAGCCGGGTAAACCGGAAGAGATCATTGCCAGCAAGCCGTTTCTCGATGCAAATCATCTTTCGCCCGGAGACAGAGTTACAGCCGTGATCAACGGAAGGCGCAAGGAGCTTGTTATTGTCGGTACCGGCCTTTCTCCGGAGTATATCTATGAAGTGCAGCCCGGAGCTTTTTTCCCCGACAAACGACGCTTCGGAGTGTTCTGGATGAGCCGGCGGGCGCTTGAGTCGGCGCTTGATATGGACGGGGCATTCAATGACCTCTCTCTGACGCTTGCTCACGGTGCGTCTGAAAAAGATATCATCATGCAGCTTGACAGACAGTTTGAACGGTATGGATCGCTCGGAGCATTCGGCAGATCCGAACAACTCTCCGACAGGTTTATTTCCGATGAGATCAAGCAGGTAGGTATTCAGATTACCGTTTTGCCGACAATATTTCTTGCTGTTGCCGTTTTTCTGCTCAACATCGTCTTGCGCCGTATCGTTGCCACCCAGCGCGATCAGATTGCCGTGCTCAAAGCTATAGGGTATACCAATGAGGATGTCGGGCTGCACTTTCTTGGTTTCGCCATGCTGCCGACAGCGGCGGGAGCAATTGTCGGTACCGCTCTCGGTGCATGGATAGGAAAAGGACTGATGAGCATCTATGCCGACTTCTACAACTTTGCCGAACTGGTATATTCCATCCGTTTTGAGGACGTTGCGCTCTCGGTGCTCCTTGCTGCGCTTGCGGCCCTTACCGGATCCCTCGGCGCCGTACGCGAAGCCGTGAAGCTTCCTCCTGCCGAAGCAATGCGTCCCGAATCCCCGCCAATCTACAAATCAGGACGCGTTGACAGGGAGTTGTTGCGCCGAAACATGCCCCTGCCGTTGCGGATTATCGTTCGCAACCTGATGCGCCGAAAATGGAAAGCATCGATTTCAGTATTCATGATCTCCCTTGCCGTAGCAATTCTCATTGCCGGACGATATACCTATGATGCCGTAGACCGGATGGTGCAGGTGGAGTTCAGTTCCAGGCATCGAGAGGATGTGACGGTGGTTTTCAATGAACCGATGCCCCCCTCCGTAGCGCAGGATCTCGCTTCGATAGACGGGGTGCTTGAACATGAATACTACCGGGAAGAGCCGGTAAAGCTCAGATTCGGTCACAGAACGAAAAGACAGGCACTCAAGGGGCTTGAGTCGGCAAGTGGTCTGCAGCGACTTGTTGACCGCAGCAACCGCTCTTTTGCGCTTCCCGAAGAGGGCGTTCTTCTGACCGGGACTCTCGCCGACGCACTCGGAGTCCGAAAAGGAGATACGCTCATGGTCGAACTCCTTCAGGGAAGCCGGAGAAGCTCTCCGGTAAGGGTCAGCGGCACCATCGATGAAATTCTTGGATTATCGGCCTACATGAATATCCGCCAGCTGGATCAACTCGCCGGAGATGGGGGCGCGCTCAATGCGGCATACCTTCGTCTTGATCCTGAGAAAGCCACGAGAATCTATCAGGATTTCAAGAATATGCCGGGTATTGCCGGCATCATGATGCTCCGGTCAATGAAAGAGAGTTTCAACCGTCTGATTGCTCAAAGCATGACCACATCCACGCTTATTCTTACCTCCTTTGCCTGTGTGCTTGCTTTTGCCGTGGTGTACAACGGAGCGAGAATTTCACTTTCCGAACGGGCAAGGGAGCTGTCAAGCCTCAGAGTACTCGGGTTCAGTATGACCGAAATATCGGTGATTCTGCTTGGCGAACAGGCGATTTTGATTCTCTTTGCCATTCCGCTCGGGTTTCTGCTCGGCATTCTCCTCTCGGCGATGCTCTCGCTTGCCCTTAGCTCGGAACTTTACCGGTTGCCGGTTGTCTTCAGCACCACCAACTTTCTTTTTGCTTTTTGCGTTATTACAGGAGTTGCGCTTGTTTCAGCGCTGCTCATTCACCGGCGACTCGTCAAGCTTGACCTGATTGCCGTTCTTAAAACAAGGGAGTAG